The stretch of DNA CGAGGACCTGGACGTCATCCGCAAGCGCGCGCTCGCCTGCGGTGCCGTCGAGGCAGAGGTCGCCGACGCCAAGGACGAGTTCGCCGACGAGTACTGCCTCCCGGCGATCAAGGCCAACGCCCTCTACATGGACCGCTACCCGTTGGTCTCCGCGCTGTCGCGGCCGACGATCGTCAAGCACCTGGTCGCCGCCGCCCAGAAGCACGGCGCCGGCATCGTCGCCCACGGCTGCACCGGCAAGGGCAACGACCAGGTCCGCTTCGAGGCCGGCATCGTCGCCCTGGCCCCCGACCTGAAGTGCATCGCCCCGGTCCGCGACTACGCGATGACCCGGGACAAGGCCATCGCGTTCTGCGAGGAGAAGAACCTCCCGATCGCGACCACCAAGAAGTCCCCGTACTCCATCGACCAGAACGTCTTCGGCCGCGCCGTGGAGACCGGCTTCCTCGAGGACATCTGGAACGCGCCGATCGAGGACATCTACGAGTACACCCAGAACCCGGCCGTCGCCCGTGAGGCCGACGAGGTGATCATCACCTTCAAGGAGGGCGTCCCGGTCGCCATCGACGGCAAGCCCGTCTCCGTCCTCCAGGCCATCCAGCAGCTCAACGAGCGCGCCGGCGCCCAGGGCATCGGCCGGATCGACATGGTCGAGGACCGCCTCGTCGGCATCAAGTCCCGCGAGGTGTACGAGGCTCCCGGCGCGATCGCCCTGATCACCGCCCACCAGGAGCTGGAGAACGTCACGGTCGAGCGTGAACTCGCCCGCTACAAGCGGCAGGTCGAGCAGCGCTGGGGCGAACTGGTCTACGACGGCCAGTGGTTCTCCCCGCTCAAGCGCGCCCTGGACGGCTTCATCAACGAGGCCAACCAGCACGTCTCCGGCGACGTCCGCATGACCCTGCACGGCGGCCGCGCGGTCGTCACGGGCCGGCGCTCCCAGGAGTCGCTGTACGACTTCAACCTCGCCACCTACGACACCGGCGACACCTTCGACCAGTCCGCCGCCAAGGGCTTCATCGACATCTACAGCCTGTCGTCGCAGATCGCCGCACGGCGCGACCTGGCCTAGGGGGCTTTCGTCCGGATCATGCAGGGCTCGATCCAGACGAAAGACCCTGGGCCCCGACCCGGCGCGGACCTCGCGTCACG from Streptomyces sp. 6-11-2 encodes:
- a CDS encoding argininosuccinate synthase produces the protein MTERVVLAYSGGLDTSVAIGWIAEETGAEVIAVAVDVGQGGEDLDVIRKRALACGAVEAEVADAKDEFADEYCLPAIKANALYMDRYPLVSALSRPTIVKHLVAAAQKHGAGIVAHGCTGKGNDQVRFEAGIVALAPDLKCIAPVRDYAMTRDKAIAFCEEKNLPIATTKKSPYSIDQNVFGRAVETGFLEDIWNAPIEDIYEYTQNPAVAREADEVIITFKEGVPVAIDGKPVSVLQAIQQLNERAGAQGIGRIDMVEDRLVGIKSREVYEAPGAIALITAHQELENVTVERELARYKRQVEQRWGELVYDGQWFSPLKRALDGFINEANQHVSGDVRMTLHGGRAVVTGRRSQESLYDFNLATYDTGDTFDQSAAKGFIDIYSLSSQIAARRDLA